The sequence TTCGCTGCTTTATTCCGGGTTATTGTTTATTTCTTCAGATCTCGAAGGGATTAAGCTATTTAGTTCTTTAAAAGCTTCTTTCACTCCACCAACTGCTTGGATCAATCCGGCGTCAACTGCTTCTTGTCCAATTAAAATTGTCCCAATATCTTGAGCTAAATCTCCTGTAGTGAACATGAATTTTTCTAGCTTATCAGGCGTTATCTTGGAGTGAGAATAAATAAATTGATTAATACGTTCTTGCATTTTCCGAAGGTACTCAAACTGTTGGTGACCATTAATAACTAATCCCGTATACCTAATGGGGTGAACAGTCATTGTTCCTGTTGGAGCAATGAAGCTTTTTGTACAACTTACAGCAATAGGAATCCCAATACTATGACCACCGCCCAGAACCAATGATACAGATGGTTTACTTAAGCTATTGAGCATTTCTGCAATCGCTAATCCAGCTTCCACATCTCCACCGGCAGTATTTAGAATCACCAGTATCCCTTCAGTATTGGGGTTTTGCTCAACTGCCAAGAGTTGCGGAATAATATGTTCATACTTTGTCGTCTTGGATTGGGCAGGCAGAATTTGATGTCCTTCAATTTGTCCAATAATTGGCAAACAATAAATCCGTTCAGATACACTAGGAATTTGAATCTGTCCTAATTCCTTTAGATTTGATAAGGATTCATTTTTATCTTCTTCAGGTGAAGCCGTTTCATTAGAAAGCACTCATGAAACCCCCTTCTCTAAGTTAAGAACCTTTTCAGGTATCTAATACCTGCTATTAACTACATAAAATTGCTATTCATGTGGTGGTTCTCTTTTATTATGGAGGTTTTTCCTTAAATAATACATTTTAACTGGCCTAATTAATTATCATAGCGCACATTTCTGTTTATGTGTGATTGTTCAATAAGTTTCGATAGGCATCTAGGCTCTCAATTACTTCATCCAAGGGTAGATTCCCATTCTCCAATTCCACAAGTGTCTTCCCCTTAAGCCTTTCGTAAAAGGCGAATCCTTCATCGACGATTTCACCCGTATTTATTGTCACAATCATTTTAAATAGAACATCTTCAGCCTTGTCGTATTGTCCCATAAATTCATAATATCGGAACAGTAACTGATTACTTTCTTTCGGTATTTTATACTTTTTAAGAGCACCAACAATTTCATTGATTGTCTCATAACTATTATGTCCATGTGAACTCTTGGCTAAAATCAACTCTATAAATATATTCAAACTTTTGATATACAAGTCGACACTTCGCCCTGTATCCCCTTTATCGACATCCGCTTTCAACTTCAACATTTCAGCTAGGGCAAAACACTTTTCTGTGTTTATTTCCTTTCCACCACTTATAATGCTGATTAAGTCTTTATGTGAAAGTTTAAGTAATGTTTCTTCACTCATGCCTGTTAAATCATAAAGTGCTTCATTGACTATTTGATGACATTCTTCAATTTTATTCTTTGATTTTGATCCTAGAAGTGCAGCGACAGCTATAGACAATTGCTCAATCATTTTCATAATATAATCTTTTTTATACATATACCCTCCATAATCTGTGGAGTAACCAAAACACATATCCTTATTATACCATATGTCTCTTGCTAATGTATTGCCTTACAGTTAATCGAATGCAAGACACCTTTCGCAACACTGGGGCATACAATGCACTCTCCAGCAATGTGGATCCCGGAGGGATGGAACCCCGACTCCCCAAATTCGCCCACGTGGGCGAATTTAAGACACCCAGATAAGGTGGAAAGATGACACACAAAGACCACCTCATTCAGAGATGGTCTTTCGCTTGTTACCTGGCGATGACCTACTTTCCCAGGGGCTATGCCCCAAGTATCATCGGCCCTGGAACGAAAGGCACGATAGTGTCCGGTGGACAGTATCGCCGAGCCGCCTGCCCCAAAGGAATACCTTAGCGGCGAAGGAATGAGCCTTTCGCCACATTGCCTCCCCAGACACATTCTCCCTGCAATGTGGATTCTTAACTTCCGTGTTCGGTATACGAAAAGCGGACGAGCTTTTCGCCACACTGCGTCCCGAGATGCATTCTCCTGCAGTGTGGATCGAACGGGTGGAACCCCAGACCCTTAATTTACAGTATGACTAAACACAGAAAAACTACCTCGTAAGAGATAGTTTTTCGCTTGTTTTACCTGGCGATGACCTACTTTCCCAGGGGCTATGCCCCAAGTATCATCGGCCCTGGAGGTCTTAACTTCCGTGTTCGGTATGGGAACGGGTGGAACCCCTCCGGCATAATCACCAGATGTCTGAGATATCGCTTTCTTTCGATTGCTGTTCTCTCAAAACTGCACAGAGTCTATCTAGTATTGTCTAAGAATTTGAGCCACTCACCTAGCGTCTCGATTTAGGTCAAGCCCTCGACCGATTAGTACCAGTCAGCTCCACACGTCACCGTGCTTCCACACCTGGCCTATCAACCTGATCATCTTTCAGGGGTCTTACCAGCTTTCGCTGTGGGAAATCTCATCTTGAGGTCGGTTTCGCGCTTAGATGCTTTCAGCGCTTATCCGCTCCGAATATAGCTACCCAGCTATGCCTCTGGCGAGACAACTGGTACACCAGGGATTCGTCCATCCCGGTCCTCTCGTACTAGGGACAGATCCTCTCAAATTTCCTGCGCCTGCGACGGATAGGGACCGAACTGTCTCACGACGTTCTGAACCCAGCTCACGTACCGCTTTAATGGGCGAATAGCCCAACCCTTGGGACCTACTACAGCCCCAGGATGCGATGAGCCGACATCGAGGTGCCAAACCTCCCCGTCGATATGGACTCTTGGGGGAGATAAGCCTGTTATCCCCAGGGTAGCTTTTATCCGTTGAGCGATGGCCCTTCCACTCGGTACCACCGGATCACTAAGCCCGACTTTCGTCCCTGCTCGACTTGTAGGTCTCGCAGTCAAGCTCCCTTTTGCCTTTACACTCTTCGCGCGATTTCCAACCGCGCTGAGGGAACCTTTGGGCGCCTCCGTTACTCTTTAGGAGGCGACCGCCCCAGTCAAACTGCCCACCTGATACTGTCCTAATCCCCGATTCAGGGGACCTAGTTAGAATTTCAGTACAAAAAGAGTGGTATCCCACCGTTGACTCCACCAAGGCTGGCGCCCTAGCTTCTTAGTCTCCCACCTATCCTGTACATTTTATACCAAAATCCAAT comes from Desulfosporosinus meridiei DSM 13257 and encodes:
- a CDS encoding ClpP family protease translates to MLSNETASPEEDKNESLSNLKELGQIQIPSVSERIYCLPIIGQIEGHQILPAQSKTTKYEHIIPQLLAVEQNPNTEGILVILNTAGGDVEAGLAIAEMLNSLSKPSVSLVLGGGHSIGIPIAVSCTKSFIAPTGTMTVHPIRYTGLVINGHQQFEYLRKMQERINQFIYSHSKITPDKLEKFMFTTGDLAQDIGTILIGQEAVDAGLIQAVGGVKEAFKELNSLIPSRSEEINNNPE
- a CDS encoding DUF6483 family protein, with the protein product MYKKDYIMKMIEQLSIAVAALLGSKSKNKIEECHQIVNEALYDLTGMSEETLLKLSHKDLISIISGGKEINTEKCFALAEMLKLKADVDKGDTGRSVDLYIKSLNIFIELILAKSSHGHNSYETINEIVGALKKYKIPKESNQLLFRYYEFMGQYDKAEDVLFKMIVTINTGEIVDEGFAFYERLKGKTLVELENGNLPLDEVIESLDAYRNLLNNHT